A portion of the uncultured Bacteroides sp. genome contains these proteins:
- the tig gene encoding trigger factor codes for MNVSLQNIDKVSALLTVKLEKADYQEQVDKSLKSFRQKAQVPGFRKGMVPASLVKKMYGKSVVAEEVNKLLSEKVYGYIKENELNILGEPMPNEDKQPVVDFDTMEDFEFLFDIALAPEFKAEVSAKDKVDYYTVDVTAEMVDKQVKAYTQRSGRYDQVDVYQENDMLKGLIAELDENGNTKEAGIQVEGAVLMPSYIKNDTQKAIFANAKVNDVLVFNPNAAYDGHDTEIASLLKIEKEAAAKIKADFSFQIAEITRFVEGELNQEIFDQVLGKDVVTTEEEFRAKVKESIAAQFVADSDYKFLIDVRKNLLEKLGKIEFPTALLKRIMLLNNPDKGESFVDENYDNSIEELTWHLAKEQLVKEFDIKVEQNDVLQMAKDATKAQFAQYGMLTVPDDLLDNYAQEMLKKKESIDGLVSRVVDTKLSVALKDKVTLENKVVSLEDFSQLFK; via the coding sequence ATGAACGTTTCATTACAAAACATTGACAAAGTAAGTGCATTGCTTACAGTAAAGCTTGAGAAAGCCGACTATCAGGAACAAGTAGACAAGTCGCTGAAGTCTTTTCGTCAGAAAGCACAAGTGCCCGGGTTCCGTAAGGGAATGGTTCCGGCAAGTCTGGTGAAGAAAATGTATGGTAAATCAGTTGTTGCTGAAGAGGTTAACAAGTTGCTTTCAGAAAAGGTCTATGGATATATCAAAGAGAATGAATTGAATATTCTTGGCGAACCGATGCCTAACGAAGATAAGCAGCCTGTGGTTGATTTTGATACAATGGAAGATTTCGAGTTTTTGTTCGACATTGCATTGGCTCCTGAATTTAAGGCAGAAGTATCTGCTAAAGATAAAGTAGACTATTACACTGTTGATGTGACGGCTGAAATGGTTGACAAGCAGGTGAAAGCATATACTCAACGTAGTGGTAGATATGATCAGGTTGATGTTTATCAGGAGAATGATATGTTGAAAGGTTTGATCGCCGAACTTGATGAGAATGGTAACACAAAAGAAGCTGGCATTCAGGTAGAAGGCGCAGTGTTGATGCCTTCCTACATAAAGAATGATACCCAGAAAGCGATCTTTGCGAATGCAAAGGTGAATGATGTGTTGGTCTTTAACCCTAATGCGGCTTATGACGGGCATGATACTGAAATAGCTTCACTTTTGAAAATAGAAAAAGAAGCTGCTGCAAAGATAAAAGCTGATTTCAGCTTCCAGATAGCAGAGATTACTCGTTTCGTAGAAGGAGAATTGAATCAGGAAATTTTCGATCAGGTCCTGGGTAAAGACGTCGTTACAACTGAAGAAGAATTTCGTGCAAAGGTAAAGGAAAGCATTGCAGCTCAATTTGTTGCTGATAGTGATTATAAATTTCTTATCGATGTTCGTAAGAACTTACTTGAAAAGTTGGGTAAAATCGAATTTCCTACAGCTTTGCTGAAACGTATTATGTTGTTGAACAATCCAGACAAAGGCGAAAGCTTTGTAGATGAAAACTACGATAATAGCATCGAGGAATTGACTTGGCATTTGGCTAAAGAGCAACTAGTGAAAGAATTTGATATTAAAGTAGAGCAGAATGATGTTCTTCAAATGGCAAAAGATGCTACTAAAGCACAGTTTGCTCAATATGGAATGCTCACTGTTCCTGATGATCTTCTTGATAATTATGCTCAAGAGATGCTGAAGAAGAAAGAAAGCATTGATGGTTTGGTGAGCCGTGTGGTAGACACTAAGCTTTCTGTGGCGCTGAAAGACAAAGTGACTTTGGAAAACAAAGTTGTTTCTTTGGAAGATTTCAGTCAGCTATTTAAATAA
- a CDS encoding Crp/Fnr family transcriptional regulator, which produces MNKTELSLRFPVIKLGATCFANLSDEKLRELEAHKRQITFQKGDIINKQGSFAPSVMFILHGFVKEFIEGISGRNTNLRIVGQGDFIALSGLFNNKVSNYSAMALGPVTLCLFDREYLLQLIQENPSVSFQLIHRYSELENSFFSLLHTHLYKQMHGKMARALLYLDSFRTDESNVFEFMSRKDIAEFASISTENAIRVLKSFESDNLIEVKDREIHILNPQALEVIYQKG; this is translated from the coding sequence ATGAATAAGACGGAACTATCTTTGCGTTTTCCTGTTATAAAACTTGGTGCAACCTGCTTTGCTAACCTCTCCGATGAAAAACTTCGTGAACTGGAAGCTCATAAGCGGCAGATAACTTTTCAAAAAGGAGATATTATTAATAAACAAGGTAGCTTTGCTCCATCTGTTATGTTTATTCTCCATGGCTTTGTGAAAGAATTCATAGAAGGAATATCGGGAAGGAATACGAACCTACGAATAGTGGGGCAGGGGGATTTTATTGCGCTGTCGGGCTTATTCAATAATAAAGTAAGCAATTATTCAGCCATGGCCTTAGGTCCGGTTACGTTATGTTTATTCGACAGAGAATACTTATTGCAGTTGATTCAGGAAAATCCGAGCGTAAGTTTCCAACTTATACACCGATACAGTGAGTTAGAGAATAGTTTTTTTTCACTATTGCATACCCATTTATATAAACAAATGCATGGAAAGATGGCTCGTGCTTTGTTGTATCTTGATTCTTTTAGGACGGATGAGAGCAATGTATTTGAATTCATGTCACGGAAGGATATAGCCGAATTTGCATCTATTAGCACAGAGAACGCAATTCGAGTTTTAAAGAGTTTTGAGTCGGATAATTTGATTGAAGTAAAGGATAGAGAGATTCATATCTTAAACCCTCAAGCATTGGAAGTTATCTATCAAAAAGGTTGA
- a CDS encoding DUF2892 domain-containing protein yields MKERIIRFVAGTLVLTGVLLAYFVAIEWLFLAGFVGFNLFQSSITKFCPLEKLLDLFIKDE; encoded by the coding sequence ATGAAAGAACGGATTATCAGATTCGTAGCTGGAACACTCGTTTTAACGGGTGTTCTTCTAGCCTATTTTGTAGCCATAGAATGGCTGTTCTTAGCCGGGTTTGTCGGTTTTAACCTGTTTCAGTCCTCAATAACTAAGTTTTGCCCCTTAGAGAAGTTGCTTGATCTATTTATTAAAGACGAATGA